One window from the genome of Cucumis melo cultivar AY chromosome 10, USDA_Cmelo_AY_1.0, whole genome shotgun sequence encodes:
- the LOC103491915 gene encoding MLP-like protein 328: MSLVGKFVSELEINAPAEKYYKIFKDQVSHVPNISPNIIQNVEVHEGDWDTHGHGSIKIWSYTVDGKAEVFKEQVEFDDEKLAVTLIGLEGDVFEHYKVFKGTYQVVPKGPEHSLAVLTLEYEKLNDGSPYPYKYLDLMNNLTKDIESHLK, encoded by the exons ATGTCTCTTGTGGGAAAATTTGTGAGTGAATTAGAAATAAATGCACCTGCTGAGAAGTACTACAAAATCTTCAAAGACCAAGTTTCTCATGTTCCCAATATTTCCCCAAACATAATCCAAAATGTTGAAGTTCATGAAGGGGATTGGGACACCCATGGTCATGGCTCTATCAAGATTTGGAGCTACACCGTCG ATGGTAAGGCTGAGGTTTTCAAAGAACAAGTGGAGTTTGATGACGAGAAGTTGGCAGTAACTTTAATTGGATTGGAAGGAGATGTTTTTGAGCATTACAAAGTTTTTAAGGGAACATATCAAGTTGTGCCAAAGGGACCTGAACACAGCTTAGCAGTTTTAACATTGGAGTATGAGAAACTTAATGATGGCTCTCCTTATCCTTACAAATATCTTGATCTTATGAATAATCTCACTAAGGATATCGAATCTCAccttaaataa